A window of Micromonospora sp. WMMC415 genomic DNA:
CGACGAGATCCTGCGGCTGGAGGCGCCGGTGCACTTCCTGGCCCGGGCCGCGCCGCGCGACGCCGTACTCGGCGGCGTGCCGATCGCCCGCGACCAGAACGTCCTGCTCGTCCTCGCCGCGGCCAACCGCGACCCGGCCCGTTTTCCCGACCCGGACCGCTTCGACCCGCGCCGCCCCGGCCCGCCGTCGCTGGCGTTCGGCATCGGCCCGCACTACTGCCTCGGCGCCGCCGTGTCCCGCCTGGAGGGGCGGCTGGCGCTGCCCCGGCTGCTGTCCCGCTTCCCCCGGCTGCGCATCGAGGAGCCACCGACCTACAGCGGCAGCCTGTTCCTGCGCGGCATCGACAAGCTCCTGGTCGACACCGGGGGAGAGGAGCGACCGTGAGCCTGCATCCCCAGGCCGAGGCGTACCGGGCCGCCCGGGCGGCCGCCGGCACGCCACCGCTGTACACCCAGACCCTCGCCGAGGCGCGCGCCGCCGACCTCGCCGCGATCCGCGCCGGCTCCGGCGTGGTCGAACCGGTGCACGAGGTACGCGACACGCACGTTCCCGGCCCGGCGGGCGACGTGCCGGTCCGGATCCACCGCCCGGCCGGCCCGGGACCGCTGCCCACCCTGCTCTGGTTCTTCGGCGGCGGGTGGACGCTGGGCAGCGTCGACACCGCCGACGGGATCTGCCGGCGGCTGGCCAACGCCGTGCCGTGCCAGGTGGTCACCGTCGGCTACCGGCTCGCCCCCGAGGCCCCGTTCCCGGCGGCCGTGCACGACTGCCACGCGGCGCTCCGTTTCGTCGCCGCGCACCCGGTGGAGTTCGGCGCCGACCCGGAGCGCCTCGCCGTCGGCGGGGACAGCGCGGGCGGGAACCTCGCCGCCGCGGTCACCCTGCTGGCCCGCGACACCGGTCCCCGGCTGGCGGCGCAGCTGCTGGTCTACCCGAACACCGACCAGACCGCGGAGCCGGCCGGTGACGACGACCCGCTGCTGTTCAACCGGCGCTCGGTCGCCTGGTACCGGTCGCACTACCTGGCCGACCCGGCCGACGCCCGGGACCCGCTCGCCTCGCCCCTGCTCGCCGACGACCTGGGCGGGCTGCCGCCGGCGCTGGTGGTGACCGCCGAGCACGACCCGCTGCGGGACGAGGGCGAGCGGTACGCCGACCGGCTCCGCGACGCCGGGGTGCCGACGATCCGCACCCGGTACGCGGGGATGGTCCACGGTTTCTTCGCGATGCCCGGCACCTTCGACGACGGCCGGCGCGCCCAGGACGAGGCCGCCGCGTTCCTGCGCGAGCGGTTCGGGCTCACGGTACCGGCGGTGGCGGCCCCGGTCGGGACGGTGACCGACCATGTCTGAGACGTCCCTGTCGAAGCCGGACGTGCCGCTGGGCGAGCCACCCGCTCCCGCCGGACTGGCCGACTTCGCGGACCTGGCGCGGGCGGTGCTACCGCCGGAGGTGTGGGACTTCGTCGACGGCGGCAGCGGTGCCGAGACCACGCTCGCGGCGAACCGTCGCGCCCTGGACCGGGTCGGCGTGCTGCCCCGCGTGCTGCGCGGCGTGGCCACCCCGCGCACCGAGGCTCGGCTGCTCGGCGCCACCCACGCGCTGCCGGTGGCGGTCGCACCGATGGCGTACCAGCGGCTGCTGCACCCCGACGGGGAGACCGCGCTCGCCGGCGCGGCCGGTGCCGCCGGCGTCCCGTACGTGGCGAGCACGTTGAGCAGCGCGCCGATCGAGGAGATCGCCGCCGCCGGCGGGACGGTCTGGTTCCAGCTCTACTGGCTGCGCGACCGGGGGCTCGTCACCGACCTGCTGGACCGGGCCCGGGCGGCGGGCTGCGCCGCGCTGGTGCTCACCGTGGACGTGCCGATCCTCGGCCGCCGGCTGCGCGACGTGCGCAACTCGTTCGCCATCCCGCCGCACGTCATCGCCGCGAACCTGCCCGCCGGCCGGGACGACCTGGCGCACGCCGCCACCCCGGGCGTGTCCGCCGTCGCCGCCCACACCGGCGAGGTCTTCGCGCCGGCGGTGACCTGGGCCGACCTGGACTGGCTGCGCGAGCGTACCCCGGTCCCGCTGGTGGTGAAGGGCGTCCTCGACCCGCGCGACGCCGTCCGCGCGGCGGAGGCCGGCGTGGACGCGGTGGTGGTCTCCAACCACGGCGGGCGGCAGCTCGACGGCGCACCGGCGAGTGCCGCCGCGCTGCCCGGGGTGGTCGAGGCGGTTGCCGGCCGGTGCGAGGTGCTGCTCGACAGCGGTGTCCGGGGCGGCGTCGACGTGTTGCGCGCGCTCGCCCTCGGCGCGCACGGCGTGCTGGTGGGCCGCCCGATGCTCTGGGCGCTCGCCGCCGGGGGCCGCTCCGGCGCCGAGACCGCGCTGTCGCTGCTGGCCGGCGAGTTCCGGGACGCGCTCGCGCTGGCCGGCTGCGCCGACCCGGCGGAGGCCCGGGACCTGCGGACGACGACGGTGGAGTGCGCATGACCGTGGACCTGCACGTGGCCGACCTGCACCCGGCCCTCGACGACGCCGCGCTGAACTCGATGAACTTCCTCAACGAGGTGGCGCAGCACTACCCGGATGCGGTGTCGCTGGCCGCCGGGCGGCCGTACGAGGAGTTCTTCGACGTCGCGGCGCTGCACCGGCACCTGGACACCTTCCGCCGGCACCTCGCCGACGACCTCGGGCAGACCCCGGAGCAGGTCCACCGCACCCTGCTCCAGTACGGGCGGACCAAGGGGATCGTCCACCACCTGGTCGCCCGCAACCTCGCCGTCGACGAGGGGCTGACGGTCGACCCGGAGGCCCTCGTCGTGACGGTCGGGTGCCAGGAGGCGATGTTCCTGGTGCTGCGGGCCCTGCGCGCCGGCCCGGACGACGTGGTGCTCGCCGTCGCACCGACGTACGTGGGGCTCACCGGGGCGGCGCGGCTGCTGGACCTGCCGGTGCGCCCGGTGGCCGGCGGGCCGTCCGGGGTGGACGCGGGTGACCTGCGTGCCGAGGTGCGGCGCGCCCGGGCCGAGGGGCTGCGCCCGCGCGCCTGCTACCTGATGCCGGACTTCGCCAACCCCTCGGGGACGAGCATCGGCGTGGCCGGGCGGCGCGCGTTGCTGGACCTGGCCGCCGAGGAGGACCTGCTGCTGGTCGAGGACAACCCGTACGGTCTCTTCCCGGCGGGGGACGCCCGGCGGCTGCCCACGCTCAAGGCGCTCGACACCGCTCGCCGGGTGGTCTACCTGGGCTCGTTCGCGAAGACGGTGCTGCCCGGCGCGCGGGTGGGCTACGTGGTGGCCGACCAGCGGGTGGCCGGTGCGGACGGCACGGTGGGCCTGTTCGCCGACCAGCTCGCCAAGATCAAGAGCATGGTCACGGTGAACACCTCGCCGATCGCCCAGGCGGTGGTCGGGGGTGCGCTGTTGGAGCACGGGTGCAGCCTGGTCGCCGCCACCGTCCGGGAGCGGGCCGCGTACACCCGGAACCTCCATCATTTGGTCGACGGCCTGGGGCGGCGCTTCCCGGCCGGGTCGCCGGTGCGGTGGACCGTGCCCACCGGCGGCTTCTTCGTGGTGGTGACCGTGCCGTTCCCGGTCGAGGACGCCCTGCTGCACCGCTCGGCCCGCGAGTTCGGGGTGCTGTGGACGCCGATGGCGCACTTCTACGACGACGGCACGCCGGTCCACGCGCTGCGGCTGTCGGTCAGCGCCGTCACCCCGGCCGAGATCGACGTCGGCCTGGACCGGTTGGCCGCGCTCGTCGCCGACGAGTCGGCCCGCCGGGGCGTCTCCGTCCCGGTCGGTTGACACACCGCGTTCACCGCACGGCAATGCGCTACCGCCCGCGTTCCGCCGTCCTCGGTGGACACTCATAATGATGGCCATGGTCACCTGGGAGTACGCCCTTCTGGTCCGCCGCTATCAGGGGCAGGGCCGCAATTTCCACGTCAGCTTCATCTGGTACGCCCCCGACGGGACGCGCCGGGACGTCACGGCGTACGGCGACACCGCGATCGCCCACCTCAACCGCGTCGGGCGTGAGGGGTGGGAGCTGGTCTCCGCGGCCGAGGACGTGAACAACGTGCAGGGCAGCACCGAGGTGCACCGCTACCACCTGAAGCGCCCGTTGGCGGAGGCCCCGTCCGGACGCTAGACAAGCGAACTGCGTTTCGTGAATAATGACGCGTAGTTCGATGGGGAGTACCCGACACCGACGCGCCGCCGTCAGTACGGCGCCGCCCGTTCCGTGCCGTGCCACGGGGCTGGCGGCCCCGGCGGCGCGGGCCGCCGCGCCGGCGGTCCGGGGAGACCGTCGGCCGGAACGCCGGCGATCCGCGCCGGCCGGTCGAGGGGAGTCGGGATGTCCCTGTCCGTTCCTTGGTGGGCCTGGCTGGCGCTGACCGCCGGCATCGCGCTGATGCTCGCGGTCGACCTGTTTCTGCACCGGGACAACCACGTCATCGAGTTCCGCGAGGCGGCGGTCTGGTCCGCCGTCTGGGTCGCGGCCGGCCTCGCCTTCGGCATCCTGCTGTGGTGGTGGCAGGGCGACGAGGCGGCCGGCGCCTACTACGCGGGTTACCTGATCGAGAAGGCGCTCTCGGTCGACAACGTCTTCGTCTTCGCGCTCGTCTTCACGTACTTCGCGGTCCCGGCCGCGTACCAGCACAAGGTGCTCTTCTGGGGCGTGGTCGGCGCGCTCGGATTCCGGCTGGTGTTCATCTTCGTCGGCGCCGAACTGCTGGAGACGTTCTTCTGGACGGCGTACGTCTTCGGCGCGTTCCTCGTCTGGACCGGCTGGAAGATGGCCTTCCGCCACGACGAGGAGGTCCACCCCGAGCGCAACCTGGTGGTGCGGCTGGTCCGCCGGCTGATCCCGACCGATCCCCGCTACCACGGCGAGCGGTTCTTCACCCGCGTCGACGGCCGGCGTGTCGCCACCCTGCTGTTCGTCGTCCTGATCGCGGTCGAGGCGACCGACCTCATCTTCGCCATCGACTCGGTCGCCGCCGTCCTCGCCATCACCACCAGCACGTTCATCGTCTGGACCGCGAACGCCTTCGCCGTGCTGGGCCTGCGCAGCCTCTACTTCTGCCTCGCCGGGCTGCTGCGCCGGTTCACCAAGCTGCACTACGGGCTGGCGGTGCTGCTCGCCTTCGCCGGCGTGAAGCTGATCCTCTCCGAGACGCCGGTCGGCAAGCTGCCCATCCCGGTGACCCTCGGCGTCATCGTGGTGACCCTCGCCGTGTCGATCGGGTGGAGCCTCGTCGCCACCCGCGACGCGCGGCCGGTCGACGCCGATCGGTGACCCGACTGAACCCCTCCCGGCCGGCGGCCGTGTCAACTAGGGTCTGACGTGATCTTGTCGACGAGGGAGTCGGAGGACATGAGAGTTCGGCTGCTGGCGGCTGCTGCGAGCACCCTTCTCCTGCCGGTCGCGGTCCCCACGGCGGCCGCGGCCGCGCCGGGGCGTACCGCCGTCGCCCCCGATGTGCCGTGCCCGCGGGTGGCCGTGCCGGCGCCCGCGCCGTCGCGTCCGCCCCGCCCGACGCCGCCCCCGGCGGTCGCCGAGGACCGGGCGGTGGGCGGGGCGGCGCTGGCCACCGAGGGCCTCGTCGTCCCGTCCGGCGCGCCCCGGCCGCCGGGCGTGACCGCGACGTCGTGGCTCGTCGCCGACCTGGACACGGGACAGGTGCTGGGCGCCTGCGGCCCGCACGAGCACGCCACCCCGGCGAGCGTGCAGAAGTTGCTGCTGGCCGCCGCCGTGCTGCCGCGCCTCGATCCGGAGCAGGTCGTCACCGTGACCCGGGAGGACCTCGACATCGAACCGGGCTCCTCGGCGGTCGGCCTGGTCGTCGGCGGGCGCTACCGGGTCGAGACGGTCTGGCTCGGCCTGCTGCTCCAGTCCGGGAACGAGGCGGCGAACGTGCTCGCCCGCCTCGGCGGCGGCGCCGACGGCCGGGCCGGCGGCGTCCGGGCGATGAACGAACTCGCCCGCCACCTGGGCGCCCGGCAGACGCATGCGGTCACCCCGTCCGGACTGGACGGGCGGGGGCAGTTCACCAGCGCGTACGACCTCGCCCTGATCGCCCGGGTCTGCTTCGCCGACCCCACCTTCCGGCGGTACGCGCTGACCGGGACGCACCAGATCCCCGCGCAGAGCCGGCCCCGCACGAAGGGTTTCCAGATTCAGAACGAGAACCCGCTCATCCGCCGCTACCCGGGCGCCCTCGGCGGCAAGACGGGCTTCACCGACCTGGCCCGCCACACGTACGTGGGAGCGGCCGAGCGGAACGGCCGGCGGCTCGTCGTCACGGTGCTGGGCGCCGAGTCCCGACCCGCCCGGGGCTGGGAGCAGGGTGCCGCCCTGCTCGACTGGGGCTTCGCCCTGCCCCGGGACGCCGCCGTCGGCCGGCTGGTCGAGCCGGGTGAGCTGGACGCCGCGGCGTCCGCCGCGCCACCGGCCGCCGGGGACGCCGCCCGTCGGGTGGCCGCCGGTGATCCGCTCCCCGAGGGGCTGACCGGGCCGGGGCCGCTGATCGTCGCGGCGGTGGCCGGGCTGGCCGGCCTGCTGACGCTGGTGGTGCGCTCGGCCCGGTCACCCCGGAGACGCCGCCGGGGCCGGCGCCGCGCCTGACCGCCGAAAGTTCCGTCGCTCTACCGGAAGCGTTCCGGCGGGGTGGGGAGGGCTCAGGAACCCGGTGGAGGGGCGGAGCTGTCCCGGACGACGAGCTCGGTGGCGAGCTCCACCCGGGGTGAGTCGATGGTCTCGCCCTGCGCCAGCCGCAGCGCCGTCCGCGCCGCCAGCCGCCCCATCTCGACGAGGGGCTGGCGGACGGTGGTCAGCGGCGGCGACGCCCACCGGGCCTCGGGCAGGTCGTCGAAGCCGACCACGCTGACGTCGTCCGGCACGCGCCGGCCCCGGCGGCGGATCGCCTCGTACACCCCGAACGCCATCTGGTCGCTGGCCGCGAAGATCGCCGTCGGCGGGTCGTCGAGGTCGAGCAGGGCCGTCCCGGCGGCGAATCCGGAGGCGTGGTAGAAGTCCCCGGGCCGTACCAGGCGGTCGTCCACCGCCACCCCGGCCGCCTCCAGCGCGGCGCGGTGCCCGTCCAGGCGGGCCCGGCTGCACAGCAGGTGCGGCGGGCCGGCGACGAAGCCGATCCGCCGGTGCCCCAGGGAGAGCAGGTGCTCGGTGGCGGCGAGCCCGCCCGCCCAGTTGGTCGCGCCGACCGTCGGCACGTCGGTGGCCGGAACACCGGCCGGGTCGACCACCACCACCGGCACGTTGAGCCGGCGCAGTTGCGCGTGCAGCGGCGGGCTCAGGTGCGAGGTCACGAAGATGACGCCGTCGGTGGCCCGGGCCCGCAGGTTCTGCAACCACTGCCGGGCGGATGCCGGCTGGCGGTGGATCGCCGAGACGACGGTGCCGACGCCGGCGCCGTGCCCGACGTCCTCGACACCCCGGATGATCTCCACGGCCCAGGGGCTGTCCAGGTCGTTGAAGACCAGGTCGAGCAGGCCGGCGCGGTGCACGGTGCGGTTGCCCGGCCGCCGGTAGCCGTGATGGCGCAGCAGTTCCTCGACGCGCTCCCGGGTCTCCGGTGCCACGTCGGACCGTCCGTTGAGCACCCGGGAGACGGTCGGCACCGAGACGCCGGCCTCCCGCGCGATCGCGGTGATGGTCACCCTGCGTCCCTCGTCCGTGTCCACCCGCGCCTCCTTCACCGACCGGGAAGACCGGCCAGGCATCACCGCAGCTCCGGAACGGCTCGCCCGTCCCACGGTCATCTTGCCCCACGGATGGGGGTTGACGACATGCCGGGGCGGTTCTAGCGTGCGAGCAAGTTACGGAAACGTTCCGGAAGTTTATCGGACACCTTTCGGTCCGCCCACCCCCAACCCCCACCAACGAAAGGCCTCGATATGAGACTACGATCGCGGCTCGCCCGCGCCGTCGCGGTCGGCGCCGCCCTCGCCCTGACACTGCCGCTGGCCGCCTGCGGTGGCGACGACGCGGGCGGTGAAGCGGACCAGATCCGCATCCTGGTGTACGGCGACGCCACCAACAAGGTGGAGACGCAGATCGTCGAGACGTTCAACAAGACCTCGAAGGTCAAGGCCGTCCTGGACACCATCCCCGGCGCCGACTACCAGACGAAGCTCCAGACGATCATCAACACCAACCAGGCGCCGGACGTGTTCTTCAACTGGGGCGGCGGCAGCATCGCGCCGTTCGTCAAGGCCGACCTGCTCCTACCGCTCGACGACATGATCGCCAAGGACCCGGGTCTGAAGGAGAACTTCCTGCCCTCGGTGTTCGACAGCGCCGTGGTCGACGGCAAGGCGTACGGGATCCCGATGCGGGGCACGCAGCCGGTGCTGCTCTTCCACAACAAGAAGGTCCTCGCCGACGCGGGGCTCACGCCGCCGAAGACCTGGGACGACCTGCTCAACGCGGTCAACGTCCTCAAGGCCAAGAAGATCACCCCGATCGCGCTCGGCGGCGGCGACCGGTGGCCGACCCAGATGTGGTACCAGTACCTCTACGACCGGGTGGCCGGCCCCGAGCTGTTCCGCTCGGCGCTCGGCGGTGACAAGAGCGTCTGGGAGAGCGCCGAGAGCCGCCGGGCCCTCGACCTGATGCGCCAGCTCACCGACGCCGGCGCCTTCGGCACCAACTTCGACTCCGTGAAGTGGACCGACCAGGGCTCGCCGACCCTGCTGGCCACCGGCAAGGCCGGTTTCGAGCTGATGGGCTCGTGGGCGTACTCCACCCACCAGGACTCCAAGCCGGAGTTCGCCAAGAACGACCTCGGGTGGACCGCCTTCCCCAGCATCCCCGGCGGCAAGGGCGACCCGCGCAACGTGGCGGGCAACACCAACAACTTCTACTCGGTGCTGAAGAAGACCAAGCACCCGGAGGCCGTGGCCGAGTTCCTCAAGCTCATGTACTCCGACGAGTTCGTCCAGGCGCAGCTCGGCATCGGCAACCTGCCCACCACCGTCAACACCGAGAAGTTCCTCGACACCGCGGGGAACCCGGAGTACTCGAAGTTCCAGTTCGAGTTGGTGAAGCAGGCGCCGTCGTTCCAGCTCTCCTGGGACCAGGCGTACCCGCCGGCCGCCACCACCACCATCCACCAGGCGGTGCAGCAGTACACCAACGGGCGGATGGACGCCGACGGCTTCATCAAGGCCATGCAGTCGCTCCAGGCCGGCTGACGGATGGCCGCCACCACCCTCGCGCCCCGGGCCACCACCGGGGAGCGGCGGGCCGTGCGACGCCCGGGCGGCGGGGTGATGCTCGCCCGCCCGGGCTTCGCCTGGGCCCTGCCCGCCACGCTGTTCTTCGCCTTCTTCGCGCTCGTCCCGCTCGTCCTGGTGGTCGTCCTGTCCCTCACCAGCTGGGCCGGCATCGGCGACGTCGAGTACGTGGGCCTCGCCAACTGGCGGCGGTTGGCCGACGACCCGGTGATGATCGACAGCCTCTGGCTCAGCCTGCTGCTCACCGCTCTCGGCGTGGCCGTGCAGACCCCGCTCAGCCTGCTCACCGGTGTCTGGGCCGCAGGCCGGCAGCGCAACCGGGCGGTGCTGTCGGCGATCTTCTTCCTGCCGCTGCTGCTGTCCGCCACCGCCGTGTCGGTGCTGTGGCGGGCACTGCTCGACCCGAACTTCGGCGTGCCCGGCCAGGCGCGCTGGCTCTTCGGCGACGGCAACCTCTTCGGCAGCCGGGCCGGTGCGCTCGCCGTCCTGGTCTTCGTGGCCAGCTGGCAGTACATCCCGTTCCACGCGCTGATCTACCAGGGCGCGGCCCGCACCATCCCGGCGGTGCTCTACCAGGCGGCCGAGATCGACGGGGCCGGACGGTGGCACCAGTTCTGGCACGTCACGCTGCCCCAACTGCGCAACGCGATGATCACCTCGTTGGTCATCATGGTGGTCGGCGGGCTGACCACCTTCGAGACCGTCCTCATCCTCACCCAGGGCGGGCCGGGCACCGACACCACCATCACCGCCTACTACATGTACCAGCAGGCGTTCCGCAGCTTCGACTTCGGCGCCGGCGCCGCCATCGCCCTGCTGCTGGTCGTGTCGGCCACGGTCATCTCGCTGATCATGGTCCGGGCCTCCGGCTACGACAAGATGCGCTCCACCTTGGAGGGGCTGTGACGCGGCACCGTCCGAACTGGCTGGCCGGGATCGGCGCGGTCGCCTGGCTGCTCGTCGTCGGCGTGCCGATCTACGTCATGCTGTCGATCACCGTGCAGACCCGCGAGGGTTACGGCGACAACGGCCCGATCTCCCTGCCGGACACCTTCACCCTCGACAACTACACCGGGGTGTTCGCCCAAGGCTTCGGGCGCTACTTCCTGAACACCATCGTGGTGACCGCCAGCGTGGTGGCGATCGTGCTGCTGCTCGTCACGCCGCTCGCGTACGCCATCGTGCGCAGCCGCAGCCGCCTCACCGGGCACGTGTTCCGGCTGTTCCTGCTCGGCCTGGCGATCCCCGCGCACGCGGTCGTCGTACCGATCTTCTACCTGATCAGCACGACCGGCCTCTACGACAACCTGCTCGGCGTCATCCTGCCCACGGCCGCGTTCGCCCTGCCGATCTGCGCGCTGATCCTCAGCGGCGCCATGCGGGACATCACCCCGGACCTGTACGAGGCGATGGCCATCGACGGCGCGACGCCGACCCGGGTCTTCCTGCGCCTGGTGCTGCCCCTGTCCCGGGGCGGCATCTCCACCATCGCCGTCTTCTCCGCCCTCCAGGCGTGGAACGGCTTCCTCTTCCCGCTCGTGCTCACCCAGTCCGACTCGACCAAGGTCATCACCCTTGGTCTGTACAACTTCCAGACGCAGTACGGCATCGACATCCCCGGGCTGATGGCCGCGGTGGTGCTGTCCATGGTGCCGGTCCTGCTCGTGTACCTGACCGCCCGCCGGGCCCTCATCCAGGGCCTGATGGGCGTGGGGGGAAAGTGACCGCCACGTGACCCTGGACATCGAATCCGGCGCCGCCACCTGGGCCGACCCCGCCCTCGACATCGACACCCGCGTCGACGCGCTGGTCGCCGCGATGACCCTGCCGGAGAAGCTCGCCCAGCTGTACGGCGTGTGGGTCGGCGCGTCCGCCGACGGCGGCGAGGTCGCCCCCCACCAGCACGAGATGGAGGAACCGGTCGACCTCGACGGCCTGCTGGACGTGGGGCTCGGCCAGCTCACCCGCCCGTTCGGCACCGCGCCGGTCGACCCGGCGCTCGGCGCGCTGTCGCTGCTGCGCACGCAGCAACGGATCGTGGCCGCCAACCGCTTCGGCATCCCGGCGGTGGCCCACGAGGAGTGCCTCGCCGGCTTCGCCGCGTGGGGCGCGACCGCGTACCCGGTGCCGCTGTCCTGGGGGGCCACCTTCGACCCCGACCTGATCCGCCGGATGGCCACCACGATCGGCGCCGACCTGCGCCGGGTCGGCGTGCACCAGGGCCTCGCACCGGTCCTCGACGTGGTGCGCGACGCCCGCTGGGGCCGGGTGGAGGAGACCATCGGCGAGGACCCGTACCTGGTCGGCACCATCGGCACCGCGTACGTGCAGGGCCTCGAGTCGGCCGGGGTGGTGGCCACCCTCAAGCACTTCGTGGGCTACTCCGCATCCCGGGGCGGCCGCAACCACGCCCCGGTGGGGATGGGCATCCGCGAGCGCGCCGACGTGATGCTCCCGCCGTTCGAGATGGCGATCCGGGAGAGCGGCGTCCGGTCGGTGATGGCCGCGTACACCGACACCGACGGCGTGCCGTCGACGGCCGACGAGGCGCTGCTGACCGGGCTGCTACGGGAAACGTGGGGCTTCGACGGCACGGTGGTGGCCGACTACTTCGGCATCGCCTTCCTGCGCACCACGCAGGGTGTGGCCGGCAGCTGGGACGAGGCCGCCGCGGCGGCCCTCGCCGCCGGCGTGGACGTCGAGCTGCCCACGGTCCGCACGTTCGGCGCGCCCCTGCGGGAGGCGCTCGACGCCGGCCGGGTGCCGGAGGCCCTGGTCGACCGCGCGGTACGCCGGGTGCTGCGGCAGAAGGCGCAGCTCGGTCTCCTCGACCCCGACTGGAGCCCGGTGCCGCCGGCCCTGGCCGGGACCGATCTCGCCGACCCGGACGCCCTGCGGGGCCGCCTCGACCTCGACCCGCCGGCCAACCGGGCCCTCGCCCGCGAGGTCGCCGAGCGGGCCGTCGTCCTGCTCGCGAACGACGGCACCCTGCCGCTGCACCGGCCGGCGCGCCTCGCGCTGGTCGGCCCGCAGGCGCGGCAGCGCACCGCCGTGCTCGGCTGCTACTCGTTCCCCGCCCACGTCGGGGCGCACCACCCGGAGGTGCCGCTCGGCATCGACCTGCCCACCCTGGCGGAGGCTCTGCGCCGCGAGTTCCCGGACAGCGAGCTGGTCACCGTGACCGGGGTCGCGGTCGACGGCGACGACGTCACCGGGGTGCCGGCCGCGGTCGCGGCGGCCCGCGACGCCGACGTGGTGATCGCGGCCCTCGGCGACCGGGCCGGGCTGTTCGGCCGCGGCACCAGCGGCGAGGGCTGCGACGCGGAGTCGCTGGCCCTGCCCGGGGCGCAGCAGCGGCTGCTCGACGCGCTCCTCGACACCGGCACGCCGGTGGTGGTGACACTGCTGGCCGGCCGCCCGTACGCGCTGGGTCGCGCCGTCGACGAGGCCGCCGCGGTCGTGCAGTCGTTCTTCCCCGGCGAGGAGGGCACCCCGGCGATCGCCGGTGTCCTCAGTGGCCGGGTCGACCCGTCCGGGCGGCTGCCGGTGAGCGTGCCGCGCCGGCCGGGCGCGCAGCCGTCCACCTACCTGAGCCCCCGGCTGGGGCAGGCGAACGGGGTGTCCAACGTCGACCCGACGCCGGCGTACGGCTTCGGTCACGGCCTGACGTACACCACCTTCGCCTGGACCGACCTGGTGGTGGACGTGCCGGCGGCGGCCACCGACGGCGAGCTGCGGCTGCACTTCACCTTGGCCAACACCGGCGACCGCGCGGGGAGCGAGGTCGTGCAGGTCTACGCCCACGACCCGGTGGCGTCCGTCGTGCAGCCCGTGCAGCGACTGGTCGGCTACCGCCGGATCCCCCTCGAACCCGGCGCGGCGTGCCGGGTCGAGGTCACCGTGCCGGCCGACCTGTTCGCGTTCACCGGGCGTGACGGGCGCCGTGTCGTCGAGCCGGGCGCGCTCGAGCTGCGGCTCGCGGCGTCCAGCACCGACCCGCGGCTGGTCGCGGCCGTCAGCCTGCACGGCCCGGCCCGGCACGTCGACCACCGCCGTGCCCTGCACCCCGGCTTCACGGTGACGCCCGCCCCGGCGGCCGGTTGACCGGCGTGTACACCGACGTCCCGGAGGAGCGGCTGCGGGCCCACCGTGGCGCCGTCACCGACCCGGAGGACTTCGACCTCTTCTGGGCCGACACCATCGGCGCGGCCCGGCTGGCCGGATGGCCGGTCCGGGCCGAGCCGGTGGCGACCGGGCTGACGACCGTCGAGGTGTACGACGTGACCTTCGCCGGGTACGCGGGCCAGCCCGTGCGGGCCTGGCTCCGGCTCCGGCTGCCCGCGGGCTGGCGCTGGCCGCCGCCGCCCTGGCGCCGGGGGTGCGGGCGGTCGTGGCCCGGGGTGCCGTTCCTCTGCGACATCCCGCACGCCGTGGTCAGCACCGACGCCTACCCGTACCGGGAGATCCGCGACTACCTGGCGGTCCACCGCGACGCCGAGGACCGGGTGCTCGCCACCCTCGCCTACGTCGACGGGGTGAACTTCGCCCGGCGCTGCCGGCTGCCGGCCCGCTTCTCCGTCGCGCTGATGGACGACATCGTGCCGCCGTCGACGGTCTTCGCCGCCGTCAACGCCTGGCGCGGCCCCAGCGAGCTGTCGGTGTGGCGGTA
This region includes:
- a CDS encoding LacI family DNA-binding transcriptional regulator; the encoded protein is MPGRSSRSVKEARVDTDEGRRVTITAIAREAGVSVPTVSRVLNGRSDVAPETRERVEELLRHHGYRRPGNRTVHRAGLLDLVFNDLDSPWAVEIIRGVEDVGHGAGVGTVVSAIHRQPASARQWLQNLRARATDGVIFVTSHLSPPLHAQLRRLNVPVVVVDPAGVPATDVPTVGATNWAGGLAATEHLLSLGHRRIGFVAGPPHLLCSRARLDGHRAALEAAGVAVDDRLVRPGDFYHASGFAAGTALLDLDDPPTAIFAASDQMAFGVYEAIRRRGRRVPDDVSVVGFDDLPEARWASPPLTTVRQPLVEMGRLAARTALRLAQGETIDSPRVELATELVVRDSSAPPPGS
- a CDS encoding carbohydrate ABC transporter permease, yielding MTRHRPNWLAGIGAVAWLLVVGVPIYVMLSITVQTREGYGDNGPISLPDTFTLDNYTGVFAQGFGRYFLNTIVVTASVVAIVLLLVTPLAYAIVRSRSRLTGHVFRLFLLGLAIPAHAVVVPIFYLISTTGLYDNLLGVILPTAAFALPICALILSGAMRDITPDLYEAMAIDGATPTRVFLRLVLPLSRGGISTIAVFSALQAWNGFLFPLVLTQSDSTKVITLGLYNFQTQYGIDIPGLMAAVVLSMVPVLLVYLTARRALIQGLMGVGGK
- a CDS encoding carbohydrate ABC transporter permease; its protein translation is MAATTLAPRATTGERRAVRRPGGGVMLARPGFAWALPATLFFAFFALVPLVLVVVLSLTSWAGIGDVEYVGLANWRRLADDPVMIDSLWLSLLLTALGVAVQTPLSLLTGVWAAGRQRNRAVLSAIFFLPLLLSATAVSVLWRALLDPNFGVPGQARWLFGDGNLFGSRAGALAVLVFVASWQYIPFHALIYQGAARTIPAVLYQAAEIDGAGRWHQFWHVTLPQLRNAMITSLVIMVVGGLTTFETVLILTQGGPGTDTTITAYYMYQQAFRSFDFGAGAAIALLLVVSATVISLIMVRASGYDKMRSTLEGL
- a CDS encoding ABC transporter substrate-binding protein, coding for MRLRSRLARAVAVGAALALTLPLAACGGDDAGGEADQIRILVYGDATNKVETQIVETFNKTSKVKAVLDTIPGADYQTKLQTIINTNQAPDVFFNWGGGSIAPFVKADLLLPLDDMIAKDPGLKENFLPSVFDSAVVDGKAYGIPMRGTQPVLLFHNKKVLADAGLTPPKTWDDLLNAVNVLKAKKITPIALGGGDRWPTQMWYQYLYDRVAGPELFRSALGGDKSVWESAESRRALDLMRQLTDAGAFGTNFDSVKWTDQGSPTLLATGKAGFELMGSWAYSTHQDSKPEFAKNDLGWTAFPSIPGGKGDPRNVAGNTNNFYSVLKKTKHPEAVAEFLKLMYSDEFVQAQLGIGNLPTTVNTEKFLDTAGNPEYSKFQFELVKQAPSFQLSWDQAYPPAATTTIHQAVQQYTNGRMDADGFIKAMQSLQAG